The region GGCCGCTCCATCGCCCGCAACAACCTCCTCAAGTGCGCGATCCACGGCGAGGACCCCAACTGGGGGCGGGTGCTGTCCGCGATCGGCACGACCGGCGCCGCCTTCGAGCCCGACCAGCTCAACGTCGCCATCAACGGCGTCTGGGTCTGCAAGAACGGCGGCGTCGGCGAGGACCGCGAGCTCGTCGACATGCGCTACCGCGAGGTCCACATCGTCGCCGACCTCGCCGCGGGCTCCCAGACCGCCACGATCTGGACCAACGACCTCACCGCGGACTACGTCCACGAGAACAGCGCCTACTCGTCATGAGCAATGTGACGCGGAAACACACCGCACTGCCCAAGGCCCGGATCCTCATCGAGGCACTCCCGTGGCTGACCCGCCACAACGGCAAGACGGTCGTCATCAAGTTCGGCGGAAACGCCATGGTGAACGAGGAGCTGAAGGCCGCCTTCGCCCAGGACGTGGTGTTCCTGCGGCAGGCAGGACTCAAGCCCGTCGTCGTGCACGGCGGCGGCCCGCAGATCAGCGCCGCCCTCGACCGGCACGGCATCGTCAGCGAGTTCAAGGCGGGCCTGCGCGTCACCACCGAGGACGCCATGGACGTCGTACGCATGGTCCTGGCCGGTCAGGTGCAGCGCGAGCTGGTCGGACTGCTCAACCAGCACGGGCCGCTCGCCGTCGGCATGACCGGCGAGGACGCGCACACCATCACCGCCACCAAGCACCAGCCCGAGATCGACGGGGAGTTGGTCGACATCGGGCGGGTG is a window of Streptomyces mirabilis DNA encoding:
- the argB gene encoding acetylglutamate kinase, whose amino-acid sequence is MSNVTRKHTALPKARILIEALPWLTRHNGKTVVIKFGGNAMVNEELKAAFAQDVVFLRQAGLKPVVVHGGGPQISAALDRHGIVSEFKAGLRVTTEDAMDVVRMVLAGQVQRELVGLLNQHGPLAVGMTGEDAHTITATKHQPEIDGELVDIGRVGEITAIDTGAIEALLADGRIPVVSSIARSQDDGHVYNVNADTAAAALAAALGAETLMVLTDVEGLYEDWPDSDEVISRLTASELEKLLPELASGMVPKMEGCLHAVRNGVTTARVIDGRVQHSILLEIFTDEGIGTMVVPDARPDEQGDAE